In one Niallia taxi genomic region, the following are encoded:
- a CDS encoding YisL family protein translates to MFGQIHFISWMLTLVLFIAVLLLRTTGQVTFKKIIHMITRLLYLFIIFSGVMMLLRVETFTAMYMLKALVGIWVISMIEMILVRLEKGRRVRILWGQLAIALVLVMYIGYVAL, encoded by the coding sequence ATGTTTGGCCAAATCCACTTCATTTCATGGATGCTCACATTAGTTCTTTTCATTGCTGTTTTACTTTTAAGAACAACGGGACAAGTAACATTCAAGAAAATAATACATATGATAACAAGGCTCTTGTATCTGTTCATTATTTTTTCTGGCGTAATGATGCTGTTGCGTGTAGAGACATTTACTGCCATGTATATGCTGAAGGCACTCGTCGGAATTTGGGTTATCAGCATGATTGAAATGATATTAGTCAGGCTGGAAAAGGGGAGAAGAGTAAGAATCCTCTGGGGACAGTTAGCAATTGCTCTTGTGCTCGTCATGTATATTGGGTATGTTGCATTATGA
- a CDS encoding fumarylacetoacetate hydrolase family protein has protein sequence MKFATALLNAKQVIAVLNEENNSILPLNDAEEKKSGRRPFPDDMIQCIEMGSDFVEGAKEVALWAKENSDCFVKLEEAQLIAPIPKPAKNIFCVGKNYEEHAIEMGSKDDIPEHVMVFTKAPTTVIGPKETIPLHSDVTEQLDYEGELCVVIGKKGKAIPQDKALEYVFGYTILNDITARDLQARHKQFFIGKSLDGSGPLGPVIVEKSAIPNPNNLDISTKVNGEVRQSSNTKHFIFPIEEVISVLSAGMTLEPGDLIATGTPAGVGKGFKPARFLRDGDVIEIEVEGIGVLHNTVGKD, from the coding sequence ATGAAATTTGCGACAGCTTTACTTAATGCTAAACAAGTTATTGCAGTATTAAATGAGGAGAATAACAGTATTTTGCCACTCAATGATGCAGAGGAAAAGAAATCTGGAAGACGGCCATTTCCAGATGACATGATTCAATGTATTGAAATGGGCAGTGATTTTGTTGAAGGTGCAAAGGAGGTAGCTCTATGGGCAAAAGAAAATAGCGACTGTTTTGTTAAACTGGAGGAGGCACAGCTTATTGCCCCAATTCCAAAGCCTGCAAAAAATATTTTTTGTGTGGGGAAAAATTATGAAGAGCATGCAATAGAGATGGGCAGTAAAGATGATATACCAGAGCATGTCATGGTGTTTACGAAGGCACCGACAACTGTAATCGGACCAAAGGAAACAATACCTTTACATAGTGATGTAACAGAGCAGCTCGATTATGAGGGAGAGCTTTGTGTTGTTATCGGCAAAAAGGGCAAAGCAATTCCGCAGGATAAGGCATTAGAGTATGTGTTTGGCTATACCATTTTGAATGATATTACTGCAAGGGATTTGCAAGCAAGACATAAGCAGTTTTTTATCGGAAAAAGCTTGGACGGAAGTGGACCGCTTGGACCAGTGATTGTCGAGAAATCGGCTATTCCTAATCCAAATAATCTGGACATCTCGACTAAAGTAAATGGAGAAGTTAGACAAAGCTCCAATACAAAGCATTTTATTTTTCCTATTGAAGAAGTAATTAGCGTCTTATCGGCAGGTATGACACTTGAACCAGGGGATTTAATTGCGACAGGAACACCTGCTGGAGTAGGCAAGGGCTTTAAGCCGGCAAGATTTTTGCGTGATGGTGATGTAATAGAAATAGAAGTGGAGGGAATTGGGGTGTTGCATAACACTGTTGGAAAAGATTAA
- a CDS encoding spore germination protein: protein MPAIVGVAQVISIGSSSIFNIGDVYKIMPISNAKTFSGSGSFNTGDGLNITNYRSATNTTDNDGIDQGNFLNA, encoded by the coding sequence ATGCCAGCTATTGTAGGAGTCGCACAAGTGATATCCATCGGGAGCAGCTCGATCTTTAATATTGGCGATGTTTATAAGATAATGCCGATTTCTAACGCAAAAACATTTTCTGGTTCTGGTTCATTCAACACAGGTGACGGATTAAATATCACGAATTATCGAAGTGCCACAAACACAACAGATAATGATGGCATTGATCAAGGCAATTTCTTGAATGCATAA
- a CDS encoding spore germination protein GerPB, which produces MNYFIQQSITIHTIKIGGITNSSVFQIGSSGIIKPNSYLYNTGGFTESAPSATEESASFTGVNVADDSVVMSPSVPLTGP; this is translated from the coding sequence ATGAATTATTTCATTCAACAATCAATAACGATACACACAATTAAAATTGGCGGTATTACAAACTCATCTGTTTTTCAAATTGGCAGTTCCGGTATTATTAAACCGAATTCTTATCTTTATAATACTGGCGGATTCACTGAATCAGCACCGAGCGCCACAGAAGAATCAGCTTCGTTTACTGGTGTAAATGTGGCAGACGATAGTGTTGTTATGTCACCCTCTGTTCCATTGACAGGACCTTAA
- the gerPC gene encoding spore germination protein GerPC — protein sequence MMSQQFYHYGDQLQSYLQYLEKRIVSLEKAVTELTKEVTELKNRPSVRVDRIEYSFDQLKVETLDGTLNIGLNPADLQKIEELAINPGNSVQPGGPFYPPQIDPKQMMTRSMELEETLLTYIQMELPEVIMRKQAELGMEEDEAYIAFIQEDVTKQLPTRIQYYLQQRPASGNEEDTNQQNEAVISALKQEIENGVQIFLSNIPDNVKGRNKE from the coding sequence ATGATGTCCCAACAATTTTACCATTATGGCGATCAGTTACAATCTTATCTGCAGTACTTAGAAAAAAGAATCGTATCCTTGGAGAAAGCTGTCACCGAACTGACAAAAGAAGTAACTGAACTTAAGAACAGACCTTCTGTTCGAGTAGATCGTATTGAATACAGCTTTGATCAGCTTAAAGTGGAAACATTGGATGGGACACTCAACATCGGCTTGAATCCGGCAGATTTGCAGAAGATTGAAGAGTTAGCCATTAATCCAGGAAATTCTGTTCAGCCTGGCGGACCCTTTTATCCACCGCAAATAGATCCTAAGCAAATGATGACAAGATCGATGGAGTTGGAGGAAACTCTCCTTACTTATATTCAAATGGAGCTTCCAGAAGTGATTATGAGAAAACAAGCAGAACTGGGTATGGAGGAGGACGAAGCTTACATTGCTTTCATTCAAGAGGATGTGACGAAGCAGCTTCCTACAAGAATACAATATTATTTGCAGCAACGGCCAGCTTCTGGAAATGAAGAGGATACAAATCAGCAAAATGAAGCAGTGATTTCTGCATTGAAGCAGGAAATAGAAAATGGTGTGCAGATTTTCTTAAGCAATATTCCGGATAATGTTAAGGGGAGGAACAAGGAATGA
- a CDS encoding lipocalin/fatty acid-binding family protein: protein MNFQVYNRELAVGDIKIIGVSSSSVCIVGDVQTIQLASTFDTPAESLIIGPFVPLIPKG, encoded by the coding sequence ATGAACTTTCAAGTATACAATCGCGAGCTTGCAGTGGGAGATATTAAAATTATCGGTGTATCAAGCTCCTCTGTATGCATTGTCGGCGACGTACAGACTATACAGCTTGCATCCACATTTGACACACCTGCAGAATCACTGATTATTGGCCCATTTGTGCCGCTAATCCCGAAAGGCTGA
- a CDS encoding spore germination protein GerPE: MLQRTSVVDNVRLNVASFSSTVEFGDISYYQAFSRALAVQRERKTFFGNEGPFDYPIFSEPIPIPPITENINIMYHQTKPIIKVKNLDITAVSASSLLQVGSTRHIYAETRIKHIRQLEKHSEELMNQTIIPLEEIHSSPGTSIINGSQ; the protein is encoded by the coding sequence ATGCTGCAAAGAACTTCTGTTGTTGACAATGTGCGTCTCAACGTTGCTTCCTTTTCATCTACAGTTGAATTCGGAGACATATCCTATTATCAGGCGTTTTCAAGGGCACTTGCCGTACAGAGGGAGCGAAAGACTTTCTTTGGCAATGAAGGACCTTTTGATTATCCCATTTTCTCCGAACCAATTCCTATTCCGCCAATTACAGAAAATATCAATATCATGTACCATCAAACAAAGCCAATTATTAAAGTGAAAAATCTTGATATTACTGCCGTTTCAGCATCATCCTTGCTGCAGGTTGGCAGCACCCGTCACATTTATGCTGAAACGAGGATTAAGCATATAAGACAGCTCGAAAAACATTCTGAAGAATTAATGAACCAGACCATCATTCCCCTCGAGGAGATACATTCATCACCGGGAACTTCAATCATTAACGGAAGTCAATAA
- a CDS encoding spore germination protein, which translates to MPAIVGPVQIVNVGEGIVQFGDSLFISPKGNSKVSLGSGASNTGAFIITNNGLSATNYVDTSLIDQPTSANN; encoded by the coding sequence TTGCCTGCCATCGTAGGTCCAGTACAGATTGTTAACGTTGGAGAGGGAATCGTACAATTTGGCGATTCATTGTTCATATCCCCAAAGGGAAATTCGAAAGTTTCTTTAGGCTCAGGTGCATCAAACACAGGTGCATTTATCATTACTAATAACGGGTTAAGTGCAACTAATTATGTAGATACTAGTCTGATTGACCAGCCGACCTCAGCCAATAATTAG
- a CDS encoding HNH endonuclease translates to MTKVKKKIGTCELCLREDVETTAHHLTPREMGGAYLGTADLCIPCHKQIHALYTNEELAVRLNNVALLQDDPQIAKYLAWIKKQPSTKLQKVKKSKDRRGRK, encoded by the coding sequence ATGACAAAGGTAAAGAAAAAAATTGGCACATGTGAATTATGCTTAAGAGAGGATGTGGAGACAACAGCGCATCATCTGACACCAAGGGAAATGGGCGGGGCTTACTTAGGAACAGCAGATTTATGTATCCCATGCCATAAGCAAATTCATGCCTTATATACAAATGAAGAGTTGGCTGTAAGGCTGAATAATGTCGCACTGCTGCAAGATGATCCGCAAATAGCTAAGTATTTGGCATGGATAAAAAAACAGCCTTCTACAAAATTGCAGAAGGTGAAAAAATCGAAAGACAGAAGAGGGAGGAAATGA
- the addA gene encoding helicase-exonuclease AddAB subunit AddA: MKIIDIPEKPVDATWTDDQWKAIMLSGSDILVAAAAGSGKTAVLVERMIRKIVSDNPINVDELLVVTFTNASAAEMKHRIGDVLEKEINANPKSQHLKKQLALLNKAHISTIHSFCLEVIRKYYYMIDLDPGFRIADETEAQLMRDECVEDLFEEEYGKDENLAFFDLVDAFTNDRSDDALQKIIQEVYDFSRANPSPSAYLGSLAQMYDIEESAAIEELPFAKELLVSIELQLDGVRQLLEYGLELTKRPGGPAPRASNFLDDLSLLDIIQQAKNDSWKTLYEAMQGLKFSRAKACKGDEYDPALIEEAQKIRERAKKILQEMQSELFGRLPEGFIKDMREMKVHVETLTRLVAAFSERFQKMKSEKGLVDFADLEHYCLEILRNTETTELEPSVAALYYRKQFKEVLIDEYQDVNMVQESILQLVTADSESDGNLFMVGDVKQSIYRFRLAEPNLFLAKYNRFQEDEDSGNKIDLARNFRSRREVLDGTNYLFKQIMGVKVGEIEYDKDAELAKGASYPEETTYPIELALVNQNTSVSSDEAEGEDSEFDALELEQSQLEARVIAQKMKELFDQKQEVYDAKTKSYRPVMYKDMVILLRSMTWAPAIMEELKQFNIPTYANLTTGYFESTEVNIMMSLLKVIDNPYQDIPLAAVLRSPIVGLTEEELSKIRIAQKQGAFYDAVKAFMGARTANTEEVYERIAPFFSMLHEWRTEARRGALSDLVWRLYRDTHFYDFVGGLPGGNQRQANLRALFDRARQYESTSFRGLFRFLRFIERMRDRGNDLGAARALTEQEDVVRIMTIHSSKGLEFPFVFLAGIGREFNTMDLRKPFLLDKDLGFATKYIHAKKRISYPSLPQIAFVKKKRMELLAEEMRVLYVALTRAKEKLVLVGSVKDIEKSKLKWAQAAGHSNWLLNEFDRASARSYLDWIGPALVRHKDAAGIHLESWLDKGEVSVHPSSWEIRILPKEELLAFTAEDLEEEEGWLEKVTNGRKIEVSSEYQEQIQRTLNWKYAFPEGTIYRSKQSVSELKRQSERLDEQSGKELVQTRRKTIWNRPKFMQEKKLSPAEKGTAMHMVMQHVRLDEDISEENVILLVDEMVAKELLTEEQAEAIEAGQIVSFFKTELGQRMRNAKKLVREIPFNIAYPASSVYTDWQGEDEPILVQGIIDVYFEDEKGTVLLDYKTDAIQDRFKDGYQEAKPVLESRYRVQIDLYADSLEKILKKPIDEKYLYFFDGANILQM, from the coding sequence ATGAAAATAATTGATATTCCAGAGAAACCAGTGGATGCCACGTGGACAGATGACCAATGGAAAGCGATCATGCTGAGCGGCAGCGATATTTTAGTAGCGGCAGCTGCCGGTTCAGGAAAAACAGCAGTCCTTGTAGAAAGAATGATTCGCAAAATTGTTTCAGACAACCCAATTAATGTTGATGAACTGCTTGTCGTTACATTTACAAATGCATCGGCTGCAGAGATGAAGCATCGAATAGGAGATGTGCTGGAAAAGGAAATCAATGCTAATCCGAAATCTCAGCATCTGAAGAAACAGTTGGCACTATTAAATAAAGCGCATATATCAACAATCCATTCCTTTTGTCTAGAGGTTATTCGTAAATATTATTACATGATTGATCTTGACCCAGGCTTCCGAATAGCAGATGAAACAGAAGCACAATTAATGCGGGATGAATGTGTGGAAGACCTGTTTGAAGAAGAGTACGGCAAAGATGAGAATCTCGCTTTCTTCGATTTGGTTGATGCTTTCACAAATGACAGAAGTGATGATGCTCTGCAAAAAATCATTCAGGAAGTGTATGACTTTTCGCGGGCAAATCCGTCTCCATCTGCTTATTTAGGGTCATTGGCACAAATGTATGACATAGAAGAGTCGGCGGCAATAGAAGAGCTTCCATTTGCTAAAGAGTTACTTGTAAGTATAGAGCTTCAATTGGATGGTGTCAGACAGCTTTTGGAGTATGGTTTGGAATTAACGAAGCGACCGGGCGGGCCTGCGCCAAGGGCAAGTAATTTCCTTGATGATTTAAGCCTTTTGGACATTATTCAACAAGCGAAAAACGACTCATGGAAAACATTATATGAAGCAATGCAAGGATTGAAATTTTCTAGAGCCAAGGCTTGCAAGGGAGACGAGTACGACCCTGCTTTAATAGAAGAAGCTCAGAAGATAAGAGAAAGAGCCAAGAAAATACTGCAGGAAATGCAAAGCGAATTATTTGGCAGACTGCCTGAAGGCTTTATCAAGGATATGCGAGAAATGAAGGTCCATGTGGAAACATTGACAAGGCTTGTTGCAGCCTTCTCTGAGCGGTTCCAGAAAATGAAATCGGAAAAGGGCTTAGTTGATTTTGCTGACCTTGAGCATTATTGCTTGGAAATATTACGTAATACAGAAACAACGGAATTAGAGCCTTCTGTTGCAGCCTTATATTACCGCAAGCAGTTTAAAGAAGTACTAATCGATGAATATCAGGACGTCAATATGGTGCAGGAATCTATTCTCCAGCTTGTGACAGCAGACAGCGAATCAGATGGCAATCTGTTTATGGTTGGCGATGTGAAGCAGTCCATTTATCGATTCCGCCTTGCAGAACCGAACTTGTTTCTGGCTAAATATAATCGCTTCCAGGAAGACGAGGATTCTGGTAATAAGATTGACCTTGCAAGGAACTTTCGCAGTAGAAGAGAAGTTTTGGACGGTACAAACTATTTATTCAAACAGATAATGGGTGTTAAAGTCGGGGAAATTGAATATGACAAGGATGCAGAACTGGCAAAGGGAGCTTCATACCCAGAGGAGACCACCTATCCAATTGAACTGGCACTTGTCAATCAGAATACTTCTGTATCAAGTGACGAGGCAGAAGGAGAAGACAGCGAGTTTGATGCACTTGAATTGGAACAGTCTCAGTTGGAAGCGCGCGTGATTGCCCAAAAAATGAAGGAGCTGTTCGACCAAAAGCAGGAGGTGTATGACGCAAAAACGAAATCTTACCGACCTGTGATGTACAAGGATATGGTCATTCTTTTGCGTTCCATGACATGGGCACCTGCTATTATGGAGGAATTGAAGCAGTTTAATATCCCAACATATGCTAATTTGACAACAGGCTATTTTGAGTCAACCGAAGTGAATATTATGATGTCATTGCTGAAGGTAATTGACAATCCATATCAGGATATTCCGTTAGCAGCAGTGCTTCGTTCACCAATTGTCGGCTTGACGGAAGAAGAGCTGAGTAAAATCCGAATTGCCCAAAAGCAAGGAGCATTTTATGATGCTGTTAAAGCTTTTATGGGAGCAAGGACAGCAAATACAGAGGAGGTGTATGAAAGAATTGCACCATTCTTTAGTATGCTCCATGAATGGCGTACAGAAGCAAGGCGAGGAGCTTTGTCAGATTTAGTATGGAGACTGTACAGAGACACTCATTTTTATGATTTTGTTGGCGGTTTGCCTGGTGGAAATCAGCGACAGGCTAATTTAAGAGCCTTGTTCGATCGTGCTCGTCAATATGAATCCACCTCTTTCCGCGGGCTGTTCCGCTTCTTGCGTTTTATCGAAAGAATGAGAGACAGAGGAAATGACCTTGGAGCTGCAAGGGCATTGACAGAGCAAGAAGATGTTGTGCGGATTATGACAATCCACAGCAGTAAAGGGCTTGAGTTTCCATTTGTTTTCCTTGCAGGTATTGGAAGAGAATTTAATACGATGGATCTCCGCAAGCCGTTTTTGCTTGATAAGGATCTTGGCTTTGCAACGAAGTACATTCATGCCAAAAAGCGTATATCTTATCCTTCTTTACCACAAATAGCATTTGTGAAGAAAAAGAGAATGGAGCTTCTAGCAGAGGAAATGCGGGTACTTTATGTGGCATTGACAAGGGCTAAAGAGAAATTGGTGCTAGTCGGTTCTGTCAAAGATATTGAGAAGTCCAAGCTGAAATGGGCACAGGCGGCAGGCCACTCCAATTGGCTTCTTAATGAATTCGACAGGGCTTCTGCACGCTCTTATTTGGATTGGATCGGACCAGCCCTTGTAAGACATAAAGATGCAGCAGGTATTCATTTGGAAAGCTGGTTGGATAAAGGAGAAGTTTCTGTCCATCCATCATCGTGGGAAATACGTATTTTGCCTAAGGAAGAGCTGCTGGCTTTTACTGCTGAAGACTTAGAGGAAGAAGAAGGCTGGCTGGAAAAGGTTACAAACGGAAGAAAAATAGAAGTTTCCTCTGAATATCAGGAACAAATCCAGCGCACGCTTAATTGGAAGTATGCCTTCCCTGAAGGTACAATCTATCGTTCTAAGCAATCAGTGTCAGAGCTGAAAAGACAAAGTGAAAGACTGGATGAGCAAAGCGGAAAAGAGCTAGTTCAAACACGGAGAAAAACAATTTGGAACAGGCCGAAGTTTATGCAGGAGAAAAAGCTGAGTCCTGCTGAAAAAGGAACAGCTATGCATATGGTTATGCAGCATGTTCGCTTGGATGAGGATATATCTGAGGAGAATGTTATACTGCTAGTGGACGAAATGGTAGCAAAAGAGCTTTTAACAGAAGAACAGGCAGAGGCAATTGAGGCTGGGCAAATTGTGTCCTTCTTTAAGACGGAGCTTGGGCAGCGTATGCGTAATGCCAAAAAGCTTGTCCGTGAGATACCATTTAATATCGCCTACCCAGCAAGCTCTGTTTATACGGATTGGCAAGGTGAGGATGAGCCAATTCTTGTCCAAGGAATTATCGACGTATATTTTGAAGATGAAAAAGGGACCGTGCTTCTTGATTATAAAACGGATGCCATTCAAGACCGATTTAAAGATGGTTATCAGGAAGCTAAACCAGTTTTGGAATCTCGCTACCGTGTGCAAATTGACCTGTATGCAGATTCACTTGAAAAAATTCTTAAAAAACCGATCGATGAGAAGTATTTGTATTTCTTTGATGGTGCAAATATCTTGCAGATGTAA